The following proteins come from a genomic window of Acinetobacter baumannii:
- the pgaA gene encoding poly-beta-1,6 N-acetyl-D-glucosamine exporter porin PgaA has protein sequence MLKKCVFSLVYLLPIHLYAAQVDVLREQAIQNYRAGQTQQAVSQLDQLLNKYPHDQKLLADYLFIMSSEKRDLTNFSRFLVNINYVDFPEYAKLPLIQNFRDFKHFKTAIDWSNKFNIQKSVDGRILLSVLYAEAQDVANAKDQLSKIDIKGLTADQLVRVAYAYRLINLPVDALATVEHAYQQQPKSSSVLQEYVYDLIAIGSYKKAQQLLQASEKTEQTAQMLQTLQVSEFSQHINNAIARYKYLNREGLADAESFAELDKVLEQGQKMHQQMNPSDPNYLRFYYDYLYGLDFRGRSKAVIENFTQLNIPLEKLPAYVRHAIADSYLAEQKPKKAEFAYKTLLSEKNYPDMTVYTGLYYSYIEQEKYKEAEQLLAEVDRLIPTYKYSQAKGVDKTSHPDRDDYIALQGMHLAYANHLDQAEKHFQKKVEQTPANESLINNLARVERWREKPLEAKKTISRLNGIDPIAKDTRINEMQNAQALGDIPTWRKTTQNLVQYYPDDSGVIKSRKELEDRNRATISHSTTWGQSKADGRDTVSGQNGLKDREMETRLNSPWIKNNYRLFAWHQDRYGEYRFGDVHDQRYGIGAEWQANRKALAAIVSQSTDGGQAGVRLDWSQWLNDHWQYQLQYNSQADIPLQALDAGEDGQSYRAAVTWQKDESRQIGASYGLTDISDGNKQQEFSTFWRERLFDAPHHITYGTVRGFYGTNSQDQTAYFSPSSHYSAELNLSHDWVTWREYERSFKQHFEAGVGLYKQADYSAKPTYSLQYQHQWQLSRTWQLNYGIGWQYHPYDGHDEQHTYGIFGFEGRF, from the coding sequence ATGCTAAAGAAATGTGTTTTTTCATTGGTCTATCTCTTGCCAATTCATTTATACGCTGCTCAGGTTGATGTATTGCGTGAGCAAGCTATTCAAAATTATAGAGCAGGACAAACTCAACAAGCTGTATCTCAACTAGATCAATTGCTAAATAAATACCCGCATGATCAAAAGCTGCTTGCTGATTATCTGTTTATTATGTCAAGTGAAAAAAGGGATCTTACGAATTTTTCACGGTTTTTGGTAAATATTAATTATGTAGACTTTCCAGAATATGCAAAGTTACCTTTAATTCAAAATTTCCGTGATTTTAAGCATTTTAAAACTGCAATTGACTGGTCAAATAAGTTCAATATTCAAAAGTCAGTTGATGGGCGTATTTTATTATCGGTTTTGTATGCTGAAGCTCAAGATGTAGCGAATGCTAAAGATCAGTTGTCGAAGATCGATATTAAAGGTTTAACTGCTGATCAGTTGGTACGGGTTGCATATGCTTATCGTTTAATAAATTTACCCGTAGATGCTTTAGCTACAGTTGAGCATGCTTATCAACAACAACCAAAATCTTCATCCGTTTTACAAGAATATGTTTACGATCTAATTGCTATTGGCTCATATAAAAAGGCGCAGCAATTGCTGCAAGCGAGCGAAAAAACTGAACAAACAGCGCAAATGTTGCAGACTTTACAAGTTAGTGAGTTTTCTCAACATATCAACAATGCAATTGCTCGATATAAATATTTAAATCGTGAAGGACTAGCCGATGCCGAAAGCTTTGCTGAATTAGATAAAGTGCTGGAGCAAGGACAAAAAATGCATCAGCAAATGAATCCTTCCGATCCTAATTACTTACGGTTTTATTACGATTATTTATATGGATTAGATTTTAGAGGGCGTTCAAAAGCGGTTATAGAGAATTTTACCCAGTTGAATATTCCACTCGAAAAATTACCGGCATATGTACGTCATGCAATTGCGGATAGTTATTTGGCGGAGCAAAAACCGAAAAAGGCCGAGTTTGCTTATAAAACGCTTTTAAGTGAAAAGAATTATCCGGATATGACCGTTTATACGGGACTGTATTATTCTTATATTGAACAAGAAAAATATAAGGAAGCTGAACAACTTCTCGCTGAAGTTGATCGGCTTATTCCGACTTATAAATATAGTCAGGCTAAGGGTGTAGATAAAACCAGCCATCCTGATCGTGATGATTATATTGCTTTACAAGGAATGCATTTAGCCTACGCTAATCATCTGGATCAAGCTGAAAAGCATTTTCAAAAAAAAGTAGAGCAGACGCCTGCGAATGAGAGCCTGATTAATAATCTTGCGCGTGTAGAACGTTGGAGAGAAAAACCGCTAGAGGCAAAAAAAACAATTTCCCGGTTAAATGGTATAGATCCGATTGCTAAAGACACCCGCATTAATGAAATGCAAAATGCTCAAGCTTTAGGTGATATTCCGACATGGCGAAAAACGACTCAAAACTTAGTGCAATATTACCCTGATGATAGTGGGGTTATTAAAAGTCGAAAAGAATTAGAAGATCGTAATAGAGCCACAATTTCACACTCAACCACTTGGGGCCAAAGTAAGGCTGACGGTCGCGATACTGTAAGTGGGCAGAATGGTTTAAAAGACCGTGAAATGGAAACGCGTCTTAATAGCCCTTGGATTAAGAATAATTATCGTTTATTCGCTTGGCATCAAGATCGTTATGGGGAGTACCGTTTTGGCGATGTGCATGACCAGCGTTATGGGATCGGAGCAGAATGGCAGGCGAACCGTAAGGCGTTGGCGGCAATTGTGTCGCAAAGTACGGATGGTGGGCAAGCAGGAGTCCGTCTTGATTGGTCCCAATGGCTAAATGACCATTGGCAGTATCAATTGCAATATAACAGTCAGGCTGACATTCCTTTACAAGCCCTTGATGCAGGGGAAGATGGTCAATCTTACCGAGCTGCTGTTACATGGCAAAAAGATGAATCTCGCCAGATTGGCGCGAGTTACGGTTTAACTGATATTAGTGATGGTAACAAACAACAAGAATTTTCAACATTTTGGCGTGAAAGGCTATTCGACGCACCTCATCATATTACGTATGGCACTGTTCGAGGTTTCTACGGTACTAACAGCCAAGATCAAACAGCTTATTTTAGTCCAAGTTCACATTACAGCGCTGAGTTGAACTTAAGTCATGACTGGGTGACTTGGCGTGAATATGAGCGTTCATTTAAGCAGCATTTTGAAGCGGGTGTAGGCCTTTATAAACAGGCCGATTACTCTGCTAAACCTACTTACTCTTTGCAATATCAACATCAATGGCAGCTATCACGGACATGGCAGCTCAATTATGGAATTGGTTGGCAATACCATCCTTACGATGGACATGATGAACAACATACCTACGGTATTTTTGGATTTGAAGGGCGTTTTTAA
- the ppsR gene encoding posphoenolpyruvate synthetase regulatory kinase/phosphorylase PpsR, translated as MSESKQFKRSVFFISDGTAITAETLGHSLLAQFPNVDFDIHIMPYITTEEAAMAVVVEINKCQTRDGCLPLVFDTLVDPHVREIINTAKAVNLDVFEGLISKLEQELGTPPTTLVGQTHAVTDSEYYKARIDAVHFALDNDDGARTRHYDKADLILIGVSRSGKTPTSIYLSLQFGIRVANYPLTEEDLDDNRLPAVLREHRSKLFGLMIDAERLVAIRSERKANSRYASFSQCQMELRAIEGIYISEGIKYLNVTEMSIEEISTRILQMTGLKRRIG; from the coding sequence ATGTCAGAAAGTAAACAATTTAAGCGGAGTGTTTTTTTTATTTCTGATGGAACTGCGATTACTGCCGAGACCCTTGGACATTCGTTATTAGCTCAATTTCCTAACGTAGATTTTGATATTCACATCATGCCTTATATCACCACTGAAGAGGCCGCAATGGCAGTGGTGGTCGAGATTAACAAGTGTCAGACCAGAGATGGTTGCCTGCCATTAGTATTTGATACTTTGGTCGATCCGCATGTGCGAGAAATTATTAATACGGCTAAAGCGGTTAATCTGGATGTGTTTGAAGGGTTAATTAGTAAGCTGGAACAGGAGCTTGGAACCCCGCCTACAACTTTAGTCGGACAGACTCATGCTGTGACCGATTCGGAGTATTACAAGGCCCGGATTGATGCTGTTCATTTTGCGCTTGATAATGATGATGGAGCACGTACCCGCCATTATGACAAAGCCGATTTAATTTTAATTGGGGTGTCTCGTTCCGGTAAAACACCGACTTCTATTTATCTATCTTTGCAATTTGGTATCCGTGTTGCTAACTATCCTTTAACCGAAGAAGATTTAGACGATAATCGTTTACCGGCAGTTTTAAGAGAGCACCGCAGTAAATTATTTGGTTTGATGATTGATGCCGAGCGCTTGGTTGCCATTCGAAGTGAACGTAAAGCGAATAGCCGATATGCAAGTTTTAGCCAGTGTCAGATGGAGTTGCGGGCTATTGAAGGTATTTATATTTCTGAGGGAATTAAATACTTAAATGTTACCGAAATGTCGATTGAAGAAATTTCTACTCGTATTTTACAAATGACAGGTTTAAAACGTCGTATTGGTTAA